From one Enterococcus sp. DIV2402 genomic stretch:
- the liaX gene encoding daptomycin-sensing surface protein LiaX — protein MNERERILDLVKKGVLSTEEALDLLEGIAKAKDESQIQRAADEVTAEKQEDRSQLIDDIEDFDLEKDLSNGEDELRQKEIEDKARLEQILDELATEANEASVELDEVNAEIQGVNAELKEARERLMELNTKEELGELGEDDLTTRQELEAEVKSLEESLETLRDERAGLEEQLKNIRRNQWNHKKEKISQKIDIPEDWKEQATDTLNQVGGKVAEASTHLGHFLKKTFQAVSETVGDNVEWKDVNLRVPGVATQKFEKTFEFPETQASILDIKVANGNVQFEAWDEPGVKVEAKVKLYGKMDAVSPEAAFEERSQINVDDEHMSFQIPNKRVRADLVFYLPKRTYDHVSIKLLNGNILINELDVKDIYAKSTNGNIEIEKINASMLEIEGVNGNIQVNGGEILDSIIETVNGSVTMSATPQNIGISLVNGDVRLTLKEETLRRLNANSVNGNVKVAFPETLGLEGTAKTSLGSINSRLSEYEIVRQKKERMNQLLQFRRVTENVAQIDLSTTTGNVYLKDTDK, from the coding sequence ATGAACGAAAGAGAACGAATTTTGGATTTAGTAAAAAAAGGTGTACTTTCTACGGAAGAAGCCTTGGATTTGCTAGAAGGAATTGCAAAGGCGAAAGACGAATCACAAATTCAACGAGCTGCCGATGAAGTCACAGCAGAAAAACAAGAAGACAGAAGTCAATTGATTGATGATATAGAAGATTTTGATTTAGAAAAAGATTTATCTAATGGTGAAGACGAGTTGCGTCAAAAAGAAATTGAAGACAAAGCACGTTTAGAACAAATTTTAGATGAATTAGCAACTGAAGCAAATGAAGCATCTGTTGAATTAGATGAAGTCAATGCTGAAATCCAAGGTGTAAACGCAGAATTAAAAGAAGCACGTGAACGCTTGATGGAATTAAATACGAAAGAAGAACTAGGCGAGTTAGGTGAAGACGACTTAACAACACGTCAAGAGCTTGAAGCAGAAGTGAAATCTTTAGAAGAATCACTAGAAACATTAAGAGATGAACGTGCAGGTTTGGAAGAACAATTAAAAAATATTCGTCGTAACCAATGGAATCATAAAAAAGAAAAAATTAGCCAAAAAATAGATATCCCAGAAGACTGGAAAGAACAAGCAACAGATACATTAAACCAAGTAGGTGGCAAAGTAGCTGAAGCAAGTACACATTTAGGTCATTTCTTGAAGAAAACATTCCAAGCTGTTTCTGAAACAGTCGGTGATAATGTGGAATGGAAAGATGTTAATCTACGTGTTCCAGGTGTAGCAACACAAAAATTTGAAAAAACGTTTGAGTTTCCAGAAACACAAGCAAGTATTTTAGATATTAAAGTAGCGAACGGAAATGTTCAGTTTGAAGCATGGGATGAACCTGGTGTAAAAGTTGAAGCGAAAGTTAAACTTTACGGAAAAATGGATGCTGTCTCACCAGAAGCAGCATTTGAAGAACGTAGCCAAATTAATGTGGATGATGAGCATATGTCTTTCCAAATTCCAAACAAACGTGTACGTGCCGATTTAGTTTTCTATTTACCAAAACGTACGTACGATCATGTTTCAATTAAATTATTGAATGGCAATATCTTAATTAATGAATTGGATGTAAAAGATATTTACGCTAAATCTACTAATGGAAATATCGAGATTGAAAAAATCAATGCTTCAATGTTAGAAATTGAAGGAGTCAACGGTAATATCCAAGTAAATGGTGGCGAAATTTTAGATTCAATCATTGAAACAGTCAATGGTAGTGTCACAATGAGTGCGACACCACAAAATATCGGAATTTCTTTAGTCAATGGCGATGTTCGCTTAACACTAAAAGAAGAGACATTACGTCGCCTAAATGCGAATTCAGTCAACGGAAATGTTAAAGTAGCTTTCCCTGAAACATTAGGTTTAGAAGGAACTGCGAAAACAAGTTTAGGTTCAATCAACAGTCGTTTATCAGAATACGAAATTGTTCGTCAAAAGAAAGAACGCATGAATCAACTCTTACAATTCCGTCGTGTAACTGAAAATGTCGCACAAATTGATCTTTCAACAACAACGGGTAATGTTTATTTGAAAGATACCGACAAATAA
- a CDS encoding NAD(P)H-dependent glycerol-3-phosphate dehydrogenase: protein MKQKIAVLGPGSWGTALAQVLAENGHDVSMWGHNPAQIDEINTYHTNRHYLPNIKIPESIVGYKDLREAITGVDAILFVVPTKAVRSVAQEVTEYIEGNPYIIHASKGLEQGSHKRISEILTEEIPAEKRKEIIVLSGPSHAEEVAVHDITTITAASEVEAAAKYVQDLFMNDYFRIYTNHDVIGVETGAALKNIIAIGAGAIAGLGFGDDAKAAIMTRGLAEISRLGVAMGADPLTFIGLSGVGDLIVTCTSVHSRNWRAGNLLGKGKNLDEILDNMGMIVEGVATTKAAMELAESLNVDMPITATIYSVLYEGKDIQQAARDIMLRDGKVENEFSQK, encoded by the coding sequence GTGAAACAGAAAATTGCAGTCTTAGGACCCGGTTCTTGGGGAACTGCTCTTGCTCAAGTATTGGCTGAAAACGGTCATGATGTATCCATGTGGGGGCATAACCCAGCTCAAATTGATGAAATTAACACCTATCATACGAATAGACATTACTTACCAAACATTAAAATTCCAGAAAGCATTGTCGGATATAAAGACTTAAGAGAAGCGATTACAGGTGTGGATGCAATTCTATTTGTTGTACCCACTAAAGCTGTTCGTAGCGTTGCCCAAGAAGTAACGGAATATATCGAAGGTAACCCTTATATTATCCATGCGTCAAAGGGTTTGGAACAAGGTTCTCACAAACGGATTTCTGAAATTCTAACAGAAGAAATTCCAGCAGAAAAACGCAAAGAAATTATTGTATTATCTGGACCGAGCCATGCAGAAGAAGTGGCAGTTCACGATATTACGACTATCACAGCCGCCAGTGAAGTAGAAGCAGCTGCGAAATATGTGCAGGATCTATTTATGAATGATTATTTCCGTATTTATACTAATCATGATGTAATCGGCGTGGAAACAGGTGCCGCGTTAAAAAATATCATTGCAATTGGTGCGGGAGCTATTGCCGGATTAGGCTTTGGGGATGATGCAAAAGCGGCGATTATGACACGTGGTTTAGCTGAAATTAGCCGTTTAGGGGTAGCGATGGGTGCTGACCCATTGACGTTCATTGGGTTAAGTGGTGTGGGTGACTTAATCGTTACTTGTACAAGCGTACATTCACGTAACTGGCGTGCTGGTAACCTATTAGGTAAAGGTAAAAATTTAGATGAAATCCTAGATAATATGGGGATGATTGTTGAAGGTGTTGCAACGACCAAAGCTGCAATGGAATTAGCTGAAAGTCTAAATGTTGATATGCCAATTACCGCAACGATTTATAGTGTATTGTATGAAGGAAAAGATATTCAGCAAGCAGCTAGAGACATTATGTTACGAGACGGAAAAGTAGAAAATGAATTCTCACAAAAATAG
- a CDS encoding DUF948 domain-containing protein, producing MTAGGIAGLIAAIAFAVLVLFLVRVLIKVDKTVSSVQTTISEANNTIKVVTRDVDILSREVEGLLVKSNELLQDVNQKVATIDPLFTAVADLSTSVSELNYSGRNLVSRLGTLGRTTAQATIAGKVGQTAMKFFNKNKETEE from the coding sequence ATGACTGCTGGGGGAATCGCAGGATTGATTGCAGCTATTGCTTTTGCAGTGCTTGTTTTATTCCTTGTTCGTGTATTAATTAAAGTGGATAAAACGGTCTCATCTGTGCAAACAACTATTTCAGAAGCCAATAACACAATCAAAGTAGTGACTAGAGATGTGGACATTCTTTCAAGAGAAGTGGAAGGATTACTGGTCAAAAGTAATGAATTGCTACAAGACGTGAATCAAAAAGTAGCAACTATCGATCCATTATTTACAGCGGTGGCGGACTTAAGTACTAGCGTATCAGAATTAAATTATTCTGGACGAAATTTAGTTTCTCGTTTAGGAACTTTAGGTCGTACAACAGCTCAAGCAACAATTGCTGGTAAAGTTGGACAAACAGCAATGAAATTTTTTAACAAAAATAAAGAAACGGAAGAATAA
- a CDS encoding phage holin family protein, giving the protein MTYFQRLIINMLTFISLSVLLPQMVHVQSIMMALLASFVLSILNALIKPILTIISFPLTLLTLGFFSFVINALMLQFTSSFVGTHNFGFSSFGAALLVAIIMSVVNMIVTEHQMEKYQAS; this is encoded by the coding sequence GTGACTTATTTCCAACGCTTAATCATTAATATGTTGACGTTTATTTCATTGTCGGTTTTACTACCACAAATGGTACATGTTCAAAGTATTATGATGGCATTATTGGCAAGTTTTGTGCTTTCAATCTTGAACGCTCTGATTAAACCAATTCTCACAATTATTTCTTTTCCCTTAACGTTGTTGACACTTGGTTTTTTCAGTTTTGTAATTAATGCATTGATGCTCCAATTTACTTCTAGTTTTGTTGGTACGCATAATTTTGGTTTTTCCTCATTTGGGGCGGCATTACTAGTAGCAATCATTATGTCCGTGGTGAATATGATTGTAACCGAACACCAGATGGAAAAGTACCAAGCCTCGTAA
- the hprK gene encoding HPr(Ser) kinase/phosphatase has translation MTETVKIKELATALNLEIVTGEEKALNRDIRTADVSRPGLELTGYFNYYSHDRLQLFGSKEVTFARRMMPEERLMVIRRLCAEDTPALVISRGLDVSEEMVQACNEKDIPILRSNISTSRLLGQMTSYLDGRLATRTNVHGVLVDVYGLGVLIQGDSGIGKSETALELIKRGHRLIADDRVDIYKQDDLTLIGEPPKILEHLIEIRGIGIIDVMNLFGASAVRGSMQVQLAVYLEAWAKDKKYDRLGSSDEVVHLGEVDIPQIKIPVKTGRNVAIIIEVAAMNFRAKTMGYDATQAFEDRLSQLIEENSAL, from the coding sequence ATGACAGAAACCGTAAAGATAAAAGAATTAGCTACGGCTTTAAATTTAGAAATTGTTACTGGTGAAGAAAAAGCGCTTAATCGCGATATCAGAACAGCCGACGTTTCTCGTCCAGGTTTAGAATTAACAGGTTATTTTAATTACTATTCACACGATCGTTTGCAACTATTTGGCAGTAAAGAAGTGACGTTTGCACGTCGAATGATGCCAGAAGAACGTTTGATGGTCATTCGTCGTCTATGTGCGGAAGATACACCAGCTTTGGTTATTTCAAGAGGGCTAGATGTATCTGAAGAAATGGTTCAAGCGTGCAATGAGAAAGACATTCCGATTTTACGTTCCAATATTTCAACTTCACGTTTGTTAGGACAAATGACGAGTTATTTAGATGGTCGTTTAGCAACCAGAACAAATGTCCATGGGGTATTAGTAGATGTCTATGGTTTAGGTGTTTTGATTCAAGGGGATAGTGGTATTGGCAAGAGTGAAACAGCCTTAGAATTAATCAAACGTGGTCATCGTTTGATTGCGGATGACCGTGTAGACATTTATAAACAAGATGATTTGACCTTGATTGGTGAACCACCAAAAATTTTAGAACATTTAATCGAAATCCGTGGTATTGGGATTATCGATGTAATGAATCTATTTGGTGCAAGTGCAGTACGTGGTTCTATGCAAGTCCAATTAGCCGTTTATTTAGAAGCGTGGGCGAAAGATAAAAAATACGATCGCTTAGGTTCTTCCGATGAAGTGGTACATTTGGGCGAAGTGGATATTCCACAAATCAAAATCCCTGTTAAAACTGGACGTAACGTAGCAATTATTATTGAAGTTGCTGCGATGAACTTCCGTGCAAAAACGATGGGATATGATGCAACACAAGCCTTTGAAGATCGTTTAAGTCAATTAATTGAAGAAAATTCAGCTCTGTAG
- the galU gene encoding UTP--glucose-1-phosphate uridylyltransferase GalU, giving the protein MRVKKAVIPAAGLGTRFLPATKAMAKEMLPIVDKPTIQFIVEEALKSGIEDILIVTGKAKRPIEDHFDANLELEMNLKEKGKDELLKLVEETTDVNLHFIRQSHPRGLGHAVLQAKAFVGNEPFVVMLGDDLMEDTVPLSRQLINDYERTHASTIAVMDVPHEETFKYGIIDPGDQVEDGLYNVKNFVEKPSPEEAPSDLAIIGRYLLTPEIFDILENQKPGAGDEIQLTDAIDTLNQTQRVFAREFKGKRYDVGDKFGFLKTSIEYGLVHPEVKDNLEEFLIEIGQELAAKRQPVIKEVPEEIIETEE; this is encoded by the coding sequence ATGAGAGTAAAAAAAGCAGTAATTCCTGCAGCAGGTTTAGGAACTCGTTTCTTACCTGCAACTAAAGCGATGGCAAAAGAAATGTTACCAATTGTTGACAAACCAACGATTCAATTTATTGTTGAAGAAGCATTAAAATCAGGCATCGAAGATATTTTGATTGTTACTGGAAAAGCGAAACGTCCAATTGAAGACCATTTTGATGCGAATTTAGAATTAGAAATGAATCTAAAAGAAAAAGGCAAAGATGAATTATTGAAATTAGTCGAAGAAACAACGGATGTTAATTTACATTTTATTCGTCAATCTCATCCAAGAGGTCTTGGGCATGCAGTCTTACAAGCGAAAGCTTTTGTGGGAAATGAACCGTTTGTTGTGATGTTAGGGGATGATTTAATGGAAGATACTGTGCCATTAAGCAGACAGCTAATTAACGATTATGAGCGTACGCATGCGTCTACAATTGCTGTAATGGATGTTCCACATGAAGAAACATTCAAATACGGGATTATTGATCCAGGTGATCAAGTGGAAGATGGTCTTTATAATGTGAAAAATTTTGTTGAAAAACCATCACCAGAAGAAGCACCAAGTGATTTAGCGATTATCGGTCGTTATCTGTTAACACCGGAGATTTTTGATATTTTAGAAAATCAAAAACCTGGTGCAGGAGACGAAATTCAATTAACCGATGCAATTGATACGTTAAATCAAACGCAACGTGTTTTTGCCAGAGAGTTTAAAGGAAAACGATACGATGTTGGCGATAAATTTGGTTTCTTAAAAACGAGTATTGAATATGGCTTAGTTCATCCAGAAGTTAAAGATAACTTAGAAGAGTTTTTAATTGAAATTGGTCAAGAACTAGCTGCAAAAAGACAACCAGTTATAAAAGAAGTTCCTGAAGAAATAATTGAAACCGAAGAATAA
- a CDS encoding PspC domain-containing protein translates to MRKKLTKSRDNVVLTGTLAGLAEYLNIDPTIVRIVYVFLALMGFGAPVLLYIGMAILIPADNSDRPKRYGNDNKYYKNNNYRSKGTTSRPRKEAEKVDEEDWSDF, encoded by the coding sequence ATGAGAAAAAAATTAACAAAATCAAGAGATAATGTTGTATTAACGGGTACATTAGCAGGTCTTGCAGAATATTTGAATATTGATCCAACAATTGTTCGTATTGTGTATGTGTTCTTAGCATTAATGGGCTTTGGCGCACCAGTTTTACTTTATATTGGGATGGCAATTTTAATTCCAGCAGATAATTCTGATCGTCCAAAACGTTATGGCAATGACAATAAATACTATAAAAATAATAACTATCGCAGTAAAGGAACAACTAGCCGTCCTCGCAAAGAAGCTGAAAAAGTAGATGAAGAGGACTGGAGTGATTTCTAG
- the lgt gene encoding prolipoprotein diacylglyceryl transferase has protein sequence MVGTVNRVAFELFGIAIYWYAIIIISGVVIAMWLSSREAVRVGLRSDDVSDFMLAALPLSFIGARLYYVLFNLEPYIQEPMQIFNIRSGGLAIYGGLIAGGIWLYFYCQRNFISTWSFLDIAAPSVILAQGIGRWGNFMNHEAFGGETTRGFLESLHLPTFIIDNMYIDGAYRQPTFLYESTWNVIGFIVLIFLRKKTGLLKQGEVFLSYIIWYSFGRMFIEGMRTDSLYLFGPIRVSQLLSFILFVGGIAVFIWRRKKVSNLKDYNRSRGENEYLI, from the coding sequence ATGGTAGGCACAGTCAATCGTGTCGCTTTTGAATTGTTTGGTATCGCTATTTATTGGTATGCGATTATCATTATTTCAGGTGTGGTCATCGCTATGTGGCTAAGTTCACGTGAAGCGGTTAGAGTAGGGTTGCGTTCAGATGATGTTTCAGATTTTATGCTGGCTGCGTTACCATTATCTTTTATTGGAGCTAGATTGTATTATGTGTTATTTAATTTAGAACCATATATTCAAGAACCTATGCAAATTTTTAATATTCGCTCAGGTGGGTTAGCCATTTACGGTGGTTTGATTGCTGGAGGAATCTGGTTGTATTTTTATTGTCAGCGAAATTTTATTTCCACGTGGAGCTTTTTAGACATTGCAGCACCAAGTGTTATTTTGGCACAAGGGATTGGTCGCTGGGGAAACTTTATGAACCATGAAGCTTTCGGTGGTGAAACCACACGTGGATTTTTAGAAAGCTTACATTTACCGACATTTATCATTGATAATATGTATATCGATGGTGCATATCGTCAACCAACGTTTTTATATGAATCAACTTGGAACGTCATCGGTTTTATTGTATTGATTTTCTTACGTAAAAAAACCGGCTTATTAAAACAAGGTGAAGTCTTTTTAAGTTATATTATTTGGTATAGTTTTGGAAGAATGTTTATTGAAGGAATGCGTACGGATAGTCTGTATCTATTTGGCCCAATTCGTGTGTCACAATTGTTGTCATTTATTTTATTTGTTGGCGGTATCGCTGTTTTTATCTGGCGTCGTAAAAAAGTAAGTAACTTAAAGGATTACAACCGTTCTCGTGGCGAAAATGAGTACTTAATCTAA
- a CDS encoding YtxH domain-containing protein, whose translation MSKKGGFLLGAVIGGTAAAVTALLLAPESGKVLRDKLGKQIDDLLDAASDYTDIAKEKGEDLTDLAKEKASEFGQQAEDLAQSLKGKVVDSYEEFEDESSDFVDDVQDQASEFANRFKKTANEVAEEASEVADDIIIDVQDTAEEVQETAAEGVDEAKEIVSDAKEEAEETTAIAKDDFEESVEELKEKIEENNPEA comes from the coding sequence ATGAGTAAAAAAGGCGGATTTTTATTAGGTGCCGTTATTGGTGGTACAGCTGCAGCAGTAACAGCATTATTATTAGCTCCTGAATCAGGAAAAGTATTACGTGATAAATTAGGGAAACAAATTGATGATTTATTAGATGCTGCTTCTGATTATACAGATATCGCGAAAGAAAAAGGCGAAGATTTAACAGATTTAGCGAAAGAAAAAGCGAGTGAATTTGGACAACAAGCAGAGGATTTAGCACAATCTTTAAAAGGAAAAGTAGTAGATTCTTATGAAGAGTTTGAAGATGAGTCTTCAGATTTTGTTGATGATGTTCAAGATCAAGCAAGTGAATTTGCCAATCGTTTCAAGAAAACAGCAAACGAGGTAGCTGAAGAAGCTTCTGAGGTTGCCGATGATATTATTATCGACGTACAAGATACTGCAGAAGAGGTGCAAGAGACAGCTGCTGAGGGCGTTGATGAAGCAAAAGAAATCGTTTCAGATGCTAAAGAAGAAGCAGAAGAAACGACAGCCATTGCAAAAGACGATTTTGAAGAATCTGTTGAAGAATTAAAAGAAAAAATTGAAGAAAACAATCCAGAAGCATAA